The nucleotide sequence CATGCCATCTCATGTAAAAAGAAAGCTTTTACATTTGAACAATCCTCTTCTGAACAGCAGCAGTACATGGCAAACCCTGCCAAGCATATGCATGTGCTAGAGAAGGGCCTGCCACCGCTGTGGCTTTGACCACTACAAGCACAGCTGCTTGCCCATTCTTTGCCTTGCTTACTTGCCTTATACCCATCCATATTTACATCCCACTGACAAGTATAACAAACGACAGCGTGTTTGAGGCAAGGGGGGTGCTGCCTTGTGCTTCACCACCCGCCCGGCCAGCTGTAGTAAACCGGAAAAGAAGAAAACCGAGAGGCGCCTTGTCCTCTATCTTGGAAAATCTCTATTTTGAATCGTCTGGTTAGCCGCGGGTTCTCTTCTGTCATAGTAGGCTCCAAAGCAGGGTATATATGAGGGGTACCAGGACCCATTGACAGGAGAGCCTCCGGCTAGCATTAGCTGCATAGTGTAGGTCAATGGGACAAGATAGTTAGTGAAAGCGAGGACATGATTCTTCAGAGAAAAAAAATGCTACACGAGGTAGGCATGCAAAAAGCGAAAGACTGCTTGATCGACCGGAAAATATACTCTAGGCTAGGTGGGAGAGTGGCATCTTAACGGAATTATCAATAGCTGGATACAAATACCCATCCATAGCTATCCAAGAAAAATACCCAttaataaactactccctccgtctggaattacGTGACgctgaaatgaatgtatctagacgtatttggtctagatacatccatttaagcgtcaagtaattccggacggaggtaaTACTGAAGAAACGAACCATAAATGGCATCTTTGCTGTAGGTAATACTGATGTAAAGCCATAATCCAGAAATGAATTGTTCAATTTGACTGTTATCTTTGCTGTAGGTTATCATGAAACAGTTGAAATCATCTCAACAAACATCTTGGAACTCAAATTACCTGACAGAGGTATAAATACTGACAAGGTACCAATTGACAGAGCTATAAATAAATGAATGCGCAGGAAATAAATCAACAGAAAGAAAGCCTTGGAAAAAAATTGATCCAACTTATCAGTTGGGCACTAAGATCAATATTGATAAGGTACAAACCAAATGAAGTGGGTTTATTGTATTATCCACAGGAGCAGAAAATATGACTAGAACAACTAAAACTTGGATGAAGCGTCAAAATCCTCCTCCGAGTATGTATGGGCCAAATAGTTACCCCTTTGGACAATGCATTACTTCCTTTGCATGTATTACAATGAGTCTTTTGGAAATAACAATCACTGACAATTATGGGAGAATAAAAAGGGGAAAAGAACTCACATGAATGCGGTGCAGGGGCCAAAGACATTCCAGCAGAAGGACCGGCTCCTGTTGCACGCTCACTTGGAGGGTGTGCATGACTAAAAGAAACAGTGGGCAAAGGCGGCTCGGGAAGAACTGGAGGGGACGGAACGGGAGATCTACCGTGCATATTAGGATCACGTGGAGGATGATGAACAGAAGAAGGTGATAATGGATGAGGTGGTGAAGCAGCAGGATGAGTAGAACGGTGATCATTGGCTACTGGCTCGGCAGCTGGCGTCACAGGAACCCTGTTCTTTGCCTTGTATGGACACCCAGATGGAGGTGGAGCAACATATCTGGGTCTATGTATCGGGATAGGAGCAGGAGCCAAATGCCTGTTGCTTTCATGaccatggtgatggtgatgatggccGTGATGACCATGATGTTGCATTGGTGCTTGACTAGGTGCATCAGAACTGCCCCTGCTATGTAAAGAACGATTAAGATAGGAGGAAAGGCTTATCTGCTTTACTCTGCCAAATACGGTGTGGTTCAGACCAAGGTTCCCTTTAGATGAATTAGTAATTGTTTGGGCCAACTGCTTCATCCTTGGTACAGATGGCTGGTGATTCCCAACAACACGAACAATGTAGGTCTCAACAATAGTTGGAGGAAGAATTGTTGATCCTTGCAAATTTCCCAATTTGAAATAAAGATTCTGCAATGAACAATATCACAATCAATTAAGGAAGAAAAGGCAGGGCAATGTAAGCTACCGCACACCAACTTTTTGCACAATAAAATTTCTGATATATATTGAAGTCCCAGGCTCCCAGCCCTATTTTTTTCCAGATTGTGTCTAGTAGAGTGGGACAAAAGTATGGAAGAAATGCATTCGAAGATTAGAGAACGAGATAGCTTGTGTTAAGATCAGAAACATAGACTTGCTAGCAAGTGTTTTTTAGAACACTATATGGTACAAAACTAAGCATAACAACCAGTTTTCAATCCACGTGATGCTTGCTAAATACATGGAATGATAACTATAACACACAACCCTATAAGTTCTACTGCATGAAAGCACTCTCATACTCATAGGGCTGCATTTGCACGCATGCCCTGCAAAGTAATATGTGCAAAAGACACCGATGTCTTACAGAAATCAAAAACAGAATGCAAGATATCACACATCTAAAAGTTTGCATGTGTGGACTGTATTACATACAGTTGTAAATGCAAGAACTACATAAAGAAACAAACAAATACCCAAATCCTTCAGACATATAAATAAATCGATGATTGTGATGGACAAAGAAGGAACAGGTCAACAGGACCAGAATGAATCACTAACCTCATTAGAATTGAGTAGTAGGCCTTTCTTCATTTGATCCTTTAATTCATCAGTTCTGTCTTGCACTTTGTAGATTGGGAAATTCAGAGTAAAATTAAAAGTTGCATGGAGTGTTTCAGGAGGAAAGGCGTGCTGCGGAGGAATTATTGTTATTCCTCCAGGGAATTTAAGCACTTCAAAGGATGATGAATTCCCAAACAGGGACTTGGTCAAGTGGAGTGTTGACTGCCGCACAACCAAGGACATAAAAGATGACCTAATAATGCTCAACCCCATTGATGATATAGTCAAGTTCTTTGGATAAGGCACAATGCTGAAGATGACATTTGTCCAGTTCGATCCAGCTAATGGGTGTAGTAAATCCACAGCCACCTGTGTTTGCATTCAAGCATCAGTCAACACTTGTGGTAGAACGTATCAATAAAGTGAAATAAAAGATGTGGTGGGGCATACAATGGAGTTAGGGACGCCGACTTCCGCATAGATGTCCAATACGAGCTTGGACATGTTTCCCCTGAGCTCGGAAACATTCTTCTGCAGCCTAAAACTTGCCACTATATCATCTGGAAAAGAAACAGTTTCATTAGACACATGATATATTCATACATCAATACATCTAGTACTCTTACCCAATAAAACAAAGAACAGTGATCACCGCATGTGCTTAAACTAAACTGGAACCATGATCGCACCTAAATTGGCAAGGATTCATTGGAGGTCAAAGTTCTTGCTTTAGACCACTGGAAAGGATTCATATATCGGTTGGGAGTAGATCGCACCTAAAATTCATGGACAGTCATATATTGTTTGGGATTATGTCACACCTAAAATTGATGAACAGTAATCAATTACTGCTCAATTCTTCATCACAACTGTTGCAATAACACGGAACAGGAGGTGACAGCAACTCCATCACTTTAGCAGCTCAAGTAGCTTTCACCACCGATAATTCTACAGCCAGATGAAAAATTAACTATGCCGACTAACAAGGGTACAAAGATGATGCCGGACTACCACGCAAAATCAAAACCAAATACTACATCACTGGCATCGAACCGAACCGGTCAAAGCTTTTGGGGACGCCGGGACGGCAGCCATCCATACTGACTGTAGCAAATTCAGTGTGGACGTTTCTCAGCCTACTCAATTTCCAATTTCCAAAAGCAGCACCGACAGATGCCTAAGCAGCGCGGATCAAGCAACGAGCCGTATGCGACCAAAATTAGCAGGTGAGAAGACTAACAAGTCACGCCAGCAGACCGCTTTCCCCGCAGCCGACGGATTCGAAAACTCCACCGACAGCGGCCGCGGGCAAGGTCCGTACAGCCAGATCCAGAGCCGCGCGGGGCGGTACGGACCAGGCCCGGACCGGTGGCAGCGGAAACCGAGGCGAGATCTGGCAATGCCGGTGGATCCGGAGGGGAGATCCCGCACTGACTGACCTGTGATGGCGAAGGGATCCGTCGCGGCGGGCGGGCCCCTCCCGGCGCGGCCCGCGAAGGGCGGCAGCCAGAAGAGCGCGGACAGCAGCACGGCCGCGCCCAGCACGAGCGCCGCCACGCATTGCAGGCGCACCGCCCCTCCGTACCCGCATCGCCTGCTACCTTCggcgccgcctccgccggcgcccCCGTCGGGCGGGCGCTGGCGCTGGTCCCCGGCCTCCTTCCCCATGCGCCCGAGCCGCGATCTCACGCatccccgccggccgccgccgccgccggcctcgccgagGAGAGGAGGGACATTGCCTGCCTGCCGGGTGCCTCAGTGGGTGGGCTGCTGCTAGGTGGTGGTGGCGGTCCGGGTCCCCTGCTCCGCGGCCGCCGTCGGTGGCTTGCTTAAGGAGGAGGCGATGCGGTGCGGTGGGCGAGGAAGGTGGGAGAAAGTGAGAGGTAAACCGCAGCGAGGCGAGGTGAATCGGATCGGAGGGGAGAGCACGGGCCGCGCTGCTGGTGGGACGGGACGGGGGAGGGGAGCGGCGGTTGGGGAGGGGGGCGAGCGACTTTACTCGCGTCGCTGGTGGACGAGCGAACCTCCAGCTGGTACAGTAGGAGTAGCACTGCTCGGTTAGCTTAGTGGGGCAAAGAGGGGGATCGGATCGGATTATCGTTCGCTTTGAGCCGGCGTGAGTGCGGGCTAATTGTGTTTTGCTCGCGCTTTTGGTGCTTTTCTTCCGTGGTGGTTTTTGCCCCCGAGAGTAGGTctgcttttctttcttttttgagggTAAAAGTACGTTTTGTTTCTTCTGCGTTTCCTTTCCGCTACAAGTAAATGACCCGGAGGAGTTTGCCGCTTATAAGGGCCGATCTTGTCTACACCAAGGAAGGTTGATAAGTGCATTAGCTATCCATCCATTAATTTTGTGACCAAGTCTTGGAGCCTACTTCGCACTCAAGACTTTACTCGCTGGTGGACGAGTGGACGGTACTACTCTCTAGTGTGATGTTGCTTACCTTAGTGTGGCCCAACTAGTGGGCAAATGGGTGATCGGACCGGATTATCATTTGCTTCGTGTGGGCATTAGTGCGGGCTAATTGTTTGCTCTTTTGGTGTTTTTCTTCTGCGGTGGGTTTGCCCCCTAGGTTTTTGGTTGGTCTTGTTTTGTTTCTTCTGCCTGATATGGGTTTTTGGTTGCGCATGATTTGGAAATTTGAATTCCGGACGGGGCAAAGGTTAGGGTAGACTATGAAGGAGGATCTCGTGTGGTCGCTGGATTTGTGGTCACTTAGAGTTGTGAGGGGGTGGATGAGATGTTAGGTGGTGTGTGAATGTCGACTTAGCATGCATGCCACTGTTCTTACATTCCATGGTAGCACTACAATATTTGGACCAAGAAGCAGTGCGCCTTTGGTCTGGCCTGCGAAAAACTTCTTGATTTGTTGTAGGTTTTTTCTTAACGTGACACAAATCACAGAATGTAGAAATCGGGTGGAGGAGCAGCGAAGGAGAAGGATTAGGGTTTGGACGGTTTACCGTTGGTGGAAAAAGTATCGACAATGGGCAGAGGGAAGAAGACGTAGTTCTAAAAAAGAACCAAGATCCAATATAAAGGTTCATCGGAAGTGCAATACGTTTTTACAAAGTGATATTCATCTCAACCCCTTTTCAATATCCGCACGTATCCAGGGGTGTGGCCTGCCCTCGGTGGTCTGAACTCTTTAAGGATGCACATATCCAGCACATTTGCTCCTCCAGGTCTGACCACCTACCACTCTTGTTAACATTCAGTGAACGCATGGAATACAGGAAAAAGAACAGCAACTTTCGGTATGAAGCCATGTGGGAGAGGGAAAATTCCTTGTTTGAGATGGTGGACAGCACATGGAGCAGGTCTGCAACTGCTAGTTCACTGGAGGAAATGAAAGAGAAGTTGGGCTCGATACAACAAGCGCTGCAAAGTTGGGCTAAGAAAGAATTTGGATCCATTGTTAAGAAAACAATGCAGTTGCGCAAGAAACTCGAGAGCCTATGGGAAGGACCTCCCACAGCTGGTAGGCAGTACGAAATAAACAGAGTAGCGAGGGAacttgatgaagttttgttgagagAGGAAATTATGTGGAGACAAAGATCTAGAACAACCTAGCTGAAAGAGCGCGATAAAAACACTAAATATTTTCAGCGGAAGGCAACCTGGAGAAGGAAAAAGAATACCATTACAAGGTTGAAAGATGGTAATGGCCAGTGGGTTGAAGATAAGGATGGGATCCAGCAGATGACCACACGCTTTTTCAAGGACCTGTATACTAAAGATGATAAGGTGGCACCACAGGAATTAATCAACATGATGCAGGCGAGAGTTAATGAGGATATGAATAACATGCTGACAAAGGATTTCACAGAAAAGGAAATCAGTGACGCCTTATTTCAAATCGGCCCATTGAAAGCACCAGGGCCCGATGGGTTTCCAGCCAGCTTCTATCAGAGGAATTGGGACATTTTAAAAGAAGATGTGGTAGGGGCGGTAAAGAAGTTCTTTGTAGATGGGATCATGCCCGAAGGAATTAACGATACTACTATTGTCCTCATTTCGAAAGGCAGCAACTCCGAGAGCTTGAAGGACTTCCGTCCGATCAGTTTATGCAACGTCATATATAAGGTAGTGGCGAAGTGTCTAGTAAACCGACTAAGGCCATTCCTGGATGAAATCATCTCCGAGACGCAGAGTGTGTTTGTCCCTGGGAGATTGCTAACGGACAATGCCTACATTGCGTTTGAATGCTTCCATAAAATTCAGCATAGCAAGAATGCACGAGATACTCATTGTGCATACAAGCTAGACCTGGTGAAAGCATATGACAGAGTGGACTGGGGTTTCCTTGAAAACACTCTGCGCAAATCgggatttaataaaaaatggaCGAACTGGGTGATGAAGTGTGTTTGCTCGGTGAGATATGCTGTCTGGTGCAACGGTGAGCTACTGGAAACTTTTAGTCCGTCGAGAGGGCTGCGTCAAGGAGATCCTCTTAGCCCATATCTATTCCTCTTTGTCGCGGATGGTCTTACTAGTATCCTGAATAAGGAGATATCCAATGGTAACATCACACCCATTAAGGTGGCAAGAGGGAGCCCAGGTATTTCGAATCTCCTCTTTGCCGATGACAGCCTTTTGTTCTTTAAAGCATCCGCGGAGGAAGCCAATGTCGTTCAGAAAGCACTTGCTTTGTTTCAAAATTGCTCGGCTCAGCTTCTCAGCCCAAGTAAGTGTTCAATACTTTTCAGTGAGCGATGCCCGAACACAACCTAAGAACGGATCAAGGAGACCCTGGGTGTGGTGTCGGCCACGTTTGAGAGCAAGTACTTGGGACTCCCTACTCCAGAGGGGGAAATGAAGGATGATAACTTTCAACCCATTATGGATAGGTTTGGCAAGCGATGCAATGATTGGTCGGAAAGGTATATGTCTCATGAAGCGAAGGAGGCACTTGTGAAATCCGTAGCTCAAGCTTTACCCACCCATGTGATGAGTGTTTTCAAGATGTCTGTAGGCATCTGTGAGAAATATGAGAAGCTTATCAGAAAAATTTGGTGGGGCGAAGATGGAGAACACCGCAAAGTCCATTGGATGGCTTGGGATAAAATGGTAAAACCCAAGAGAGCAGGTGGGATTGGATTCAGAGATATGCAAGGTTTCAACCAAGCACTTCTAGCTAGACAAGCATGGAGATTGATCCAGAACCCGGATAGCCTATGTGCTCGAGTCCTTAAATCCAAATATTTTCCGCATGGTAAGCTCCTTGACACAGTCTTTGCATCGGATGCATCACCTGCATGGAGAGGGATTGAATTTGGGCTGGAACTTTTGAAGAAAGGCCTCATATGGCGTGTGGGTAATGGAAGAAGTATTCAAATCACAAGAGATAATTGGATCCCCAGGAAGGAAGGACTCAAAGTGGCGAACTTTACCTCCAGAACTCGGTTGAGATGGGTCAACCAACTATTAGCGCAAGGGGAAAATAATTGGAACACAAAACTTATATATCAGATTTTCAATCATTTTGATGCAGATGATATTTGCAAAATCAAATTGCCGACCAATCCGATGGAGGATCATCTTGCGTGGAATTATGAGAAATCTGGAGTGTTCTCTGTGCGGAGTGCGTATAGACTGGCCATGGACGGACCAGGGCGAGACCTAGCTACATCTACATCTGCAGGTAACAGTAACAACCGTAGCATATGGGGTCTTAACTAGAAGGCTTCAGTGCCGGAAAAGGTTAAaatatttggttggagggttgcgaCCAATACCCTGGCCACCAAGAAGAATAAATTCAAACGAACTTTGGAGGTGGATACTACGTGTAGCATATGTGGAAAtgcagaggaagaggagttccACAGTGTGATAGAATGCACCAAAAGCAAGGCTTTAAGATTTGCAATGAGAGAGGTTTGGGACCTCCCGGATGAGGCGACATTCAGAAACACTGGCAGAGATTGGCGACAGATCATCCTGGACACATGCAATGCAGACATGCGGGATAAAATCCTTTTACTGATATGGAGAGCATGGTTCCTACGGGACAACTGCGTGCATGGGGATGGGAAAGAATCCATCTCGAGATCTGCATCCTTCCTAACAAGATATGAAGAGGAAATACGGAACTATCTTGTCGCCATAGATAGCGAGAGGGGGAAAGAGCCAGTGAGAAGCAAGAACATACGTAATGTGAGGCAGGAAAATGATGCAGGCAACCATTGGTATGCTCCTCCAGCGGGATATGCAAAACTAAATACGGACACAGCATACAACCCTGACTCGGGACTGAGCTATGCCGGAGCTGTGGCTAGAGACCACAAGGGAATCCCCATTGTCTCCCTTGGGCAGAATACTGGGACCTGCATGGACGTAATGGAGGCTGAAGCATGTGCTATTAGAAAAGGCCTGATAGGCCTGTCCGCTCTGTTTAATGGCCATATAATCATCGAAACTAATTGCAGTACACTAGCTAAAGAGTTGTCCCCGCAAGCCACAAAATGATCACACTGTTTTCCGATTATCAGAGATATACGTGAGTGCTTGGGGCACTTTGTATCCTGGCAAGTCAACTAGATCAGTAGGGAAAGGAACAAGCTCGCGCACAACCTGGTGATGGAAGCAAAAGATCATGGGGACTTCAAGATGATTGGAGCTGTACCAAGTAGGGTATAGGAGGTTTGGTTGTATGACCGTAATCATTCTCCTGTATAATTTGGGGGCTCGTCATTCTCAAAAAAAAATCCGCACGCCGCTCTTTCACTTTGGAGTACTCTCGGCGGATCTCCGTCTTCTCATGTTTGCACCTTTGCATGTACACTAGTGTTGCCCCTACACCCCCCCCATAACAAATACAATTTCCTACTTTCAGGCATGGACCATATGATTTTTGGAGAAGATGTGTTTCCATATATCTCCCATTCGTATTTCAAATCAAATTGCATCGATCTAACCCCATTGTTTATCTTCGGTGCTCTCTAGCTCGTGAGCCTTGACCCCAACGTGTTTGCTTAGCTTGCATTACTATCGTGATAACACATTTAGAGGCTACAAGGAGACCATCTAAGAGGAGTGTGTCTTTTATAAGGGCCAATCATCATTACACCAAGAAAGGTTGGTGAGTGCATTACCTATCCAGCGGTTAATTTTGTGACCAAGTCCTGGAGCTTGCTTTGCACCGGATCCTTAAATTTCATTTCTACAAAGAGGTTTGGCTACACATGTGTGCTTTGCTCCATTCTTTGGGCTAGCCCTACCCTTTACACTAAACACCGATTTGATGAGTTGGTGGGAGGGTTCGTTCGGGAGCCTGTATGAAAAGGCAAATACATGCTCAACATTACAACCTCATACATCATCTGAAATTTGTGGAAGGAGCAAAATGCTCTAATCTTTGACGACATCACCTCCCGACCCTCACAGTTTTAGATGGTCTTCAAGATTGAAAATGACATGTTATGCATGTTTGCACTGACAACATAGCCTAGTGCCATCTTTCTTCTTTATAGCGTATGTTTTATTTTTGGATCCCTGCTAGGTTGTAAATCTTATACCTGCATTAATTAAATCCAATTTGAAATCAATATACCATCTAATAAAATAGAAAATGTCAACATCATGATGCTTCAATCCAAATGGTTTTTGCATCCAAGGGAAAAACACACATGTGTTGTTGCATTTTTCTCAACTTCGCCACACACTCGTAGGATATATTTCTCATCTTCAAAAGCCCACACTCATCAAAGTACATCATGTTCAGGGATTCCAAGATAGACGACCCCGAGCCTTTATGTCATCGGTCATTGGTGAAAAAGTGCCAAAAAAGCATGTTGGCGAGGAAGAGGGGAGAAAGTGAGAGGTAAACCGCAGTGAGGCGAGGTCAATCGGAGGGGAGAGCACGAGCGAGGAGCGGCGGTTGGGGAGGGGGAGAGCGACTTTACTCGCTTCGCTGGTGGACGAGTGTACCTCCAGCTAGTACAGTAGGAGCAGTACTTCTGGGTTAGGTTAGTGGGGTGTGACTAGTGGGCAAATGGGGGGCGATCGAATCGGAATATGGGATTATCATTTTCTTTGAGCCGGCGTTAGTGTGGGATAATTGTGTTTTGCGCTTTTGGTGCTTGTCTTCTGTGGTGGGCTTTGTCCCCTAGGTCTTTTGGATGGTtccgttttgttttgtttcttccgTGTTTCTGCTGCGGATGGTTTGGAGGATTTGAATCTGGGAGGAGGCAAAGGTCTAGAGGAGGATGATGGCTCTCGTGTGGTCGCTGGAGTTGTGTTCACTGTTGTGAGGGTTGTGGGAGAGATGTTAGGTGTCGTGTGGCTGTCGACTTGACCTGCATGCCATTGTTCTTACATTCCATGGTAGCACCACAGTACTTGGACAAGTGTAAGCAATTCGGTTCGTTCTAGCCCGCGAATAACGACTCGATTTGTCGCACAATTTTCTAACCGTGCGACAAGTCTCAGTCTCGCTCTCTCGCTACGGGCTACTCTTGGGGGTTCTCCTTCTCCTGGTGTTTGTTTCCTCCTTACGAAAACCGGTTTGTTTCTTCCTACTATGCTTCATATGACTTTTGAACATGGTGTGTTCCCATATGCCTCCAATTCTTATTTCGAAAC is from Triticum aestivum cultivar Chinese Spring chromosome 3A, IWGSC CS RefSeq v2.1, whole genome shotgun sequence and encodes:
- the LOC123063373 gene encoding uncharacterized protein — protein: MGKEAGDQRQRPPDGGAGGGGAEGSRRCGYGGAVRLQCVAALVLGAAVLLSALFWLPPFAGRAGRGPPAATDPFAITDDIVASFRLQKNVSELRGNMSKLVLDIYAEVGVPNSIVAVDLLHPLAGSNWTNVIFSIVPYPKNLTISSMGLSIIRSSFMSLVVRQSTLHLTKSLFGNSSSFEVLKFPGGITIIPPQHAFPPETLHATFNFTLNFPIYKVQDRTDELKDQMKKGLLLNSNENLYFKLGNLQGSTILPPTIVETYIVRVVGNHQPSVPRMKQLAQTITNSSKGNLGLNHTVFGRVKQISLSSYLNRSLHSRGSSDAPSQAPMQHHGHHGHHHHHHGHESNRHLAPAPIPIHRPRYVAPPPSGCPYKAKNRVPVTPAAEPVANDHRSTHPAASPPHPLSPSSVHHPPRDPNMHGRSPVPSPPVLPEPPLPTVSFSHAHPPSERATGAGPSAGMSLAPAPHSSNASRRLSCQWVLVPLIYTLLWSLL